The Montipora capricornis isolate CH-2021 chromosome 6, ASM3666992v2, whole genome shotgun sequence genome has a window encoding:
- the LOC138054416 gene encoding uncharacterized protein — MYFLAHRNLQAPLEPRDAFYGGRTNAIRLYAQVEEDRDEIRYDDYTSLYPWVNKCGVYPVGHPTFLYEPDTTVLSPYFRLAKCTVLPLPRLYHPVLPYRSHDKITFPLCRTCVEENISKPLLEKTHACHHTDEERVLVSTWCTPELEVAVQKGYTIQHVHKVWHFDDRRTGLFKSYVDTWLQIKEEASGWPEGCTTPAQKQAHVDAYEARKGIRLDPAKIKKNPGLRALAKMMLNSMWGKFGQRINKTQV; from the coding sequence ATGTACTTTCTAGCCCATCGAAATCTCCAAGCTCCCCTCGAACCACGAGACGCCTTTTACGGGGGTCGAACCAATGCCATACGTCTCTACGCTCAAGTCGAGGAGGACAGGGACGAGATCCGATACGACGACTATACGTCCTTGTATCCTTGGGTCAACAAGTGCGGCGTCTACCCCGTCGGACATCCCACCTTCCTGTATGAACCCGACACCACCGTTCTCTCACCTTACTTCAGGTTAGCCAAATGTACCGTCCTTCCACTGCCACGTCTCTACCATCCCGTGTTGCCTTACCGTAGTCACGACAAAATCACCTTCCCCTTATGTCGTACCTGTGTCgaagagaacatttccaaaCCCCTTTTGGAAAAGACGCATGCCTGTCATCACACAGATGAAGAGCGTGTCCTCGTAAGCACGTGGTGCACCCCCGAACTCGAAGTGGCCGTACAGAAAGGGTACACCATCCAACACGTTCACAAAGTATGGCATTTCGACGACCGACGTACGGGACTCTTCAAGTCCTACGTGGACACGTGGCTCCAAATCAAAGAAGAAGCCAGCGGTTGGCCCGAAGGATGCACCACCCCAGCCCAGAAACAAGCCCACGTCGATGCCTACGAAGCCCGGAAAGGGATTCGTCTCGATCCCGCCAAAATCAAAAAGAACCCCGGGTTACGTGCCCTGGCCAAGATGATGCTGAATTCCATGTGGGGCAAGTTCGGGCAACGTATCAACAAGACTCAGGTCTGA